The Montipora capricornis isolate CH-2021 chromosome 6, ASM3666992v2, whole genome shotgun sequence genome has a window encoding:
- the LOC138050585 gene encoding kappa-type opioid receptor-like: protein MNETVVEMSLCGGRDAAIHVAMITVVMIGSVVGNSIICLLLVRFKPLCTVPNILVANLAFIDIVNAITNMPLMIMWYICKMSFLKGRYISWLTVSWYVLFMYLTVFNLTVLTMDRYGALVHGFRYHSWKTINKAKVSVVCVWLLAATYTYGMFALGISIDLGDAPVLVYRIQYLKKFGRHFIIPGYLVPFAIMLILGGIIWFTVHTHSKRILPFSSRKKHVKSDVKTAKTIGLTCFAFFCMGVFPMLLHNIAKIHGTWLHFLAFFLTHLNSMVNPIIYSLKTHRFRRAFLLYLKDPCGKSQPSIGTSFSLHTDMNYATRILSSKEKEIVSLQVFCEVFSSPEKARE from the exons ATGAACGAGACAGTTGTCGAAATGAGTCTTTGTGGTGGTAGGGACGCAGCCATTCATGTAGCTATGATAACCGTGGTTATGATCGGATCTGTCGTTGGGAATAGCATCATTTGTCTCCTACTCGTCCGGTTTAAGCCTCTATGTACAGTCCCCAACATTCTGGTGGCAAACTTAGCTTTTATTGACATTGTTAACGCTATTACGAACATGCCCCTTATGATAATGTGGTATATCTGTAAAATGTCTTTTCTCAAGGGCCGCTACATCTCCTGGTTGACTGTATCTTGGTACGTGTTGTTCATGTATCTGACAGTGTTCAACTTGACTGTACTCACAATGGATCGGTATGGGGCCCTTGTTCACGGCTTTCGCTACCACTCTTGGAAAACCATAAACAAGGCTAAAGTAAGCGTTGTCTGTGTGTGGCTTCTCGCGGCGACCTACACGTATGGTATGTTCGCACTGGGAATCTCTATCGACCTCGGAGATGCCCCTGTGTTAGTATACAGAATACaatatttgaagaaatttgGACGACACTTTATTATACCAGGATACCTTGTGCCTTTTGCGATAATGCTCATTTTGGGAGGGATCATTTGGTTTACTGTGCACACCCATAGTAAACGTATCTTGCCATTTAGTTCACGAAAGAAACATGTCAAAAGCGACGTGAAGACCGCCAAGACAATTGGATTGACTTGCTTCGCCTTCTTCTGCATGGGTGTTTTCCCGATGCTTCTGCACAACATTGCCAAAATTCATGGGACGTGGCTTCACTTTTTGGCGTTTTTTCTGACTCATTTAAACAGTATGGTAAATCCAATTATCTACTCGTTGAAGACGCACAG GTTTCGAAGAGCGTTCCTACTCTACCTGAAGGACCCTTGTGGGAAGTCGCAGCCTTCCATTGGGACGTCTTTCAGTCTCCACACGGATATGAACTACGCAACCAGGATTCTATCATCAAAGGAGAAAGAAATAGTATCACTTCAAGTTTTTTGTGAGGTTTTTTCTTCTCCAGAAAAGGCAAGggaataa